A genomic window from Blastococcus saxobsidens DD2 includes:
- a CDS encoding MlaE family ABC transporter permease, translated as MALLSPVDRVRVGARRLATTVYRRPLDTLDDLGDQLGFYGRALGWVPRTLRRYKRETFRLLAEVTFGTGALAVIGGTVGVIAFLSFFTGTEVGLQGYAALDQLGTSAFTGFLSAYFNTREIAPLVAGLALSATVGCGFTAQIGAMRINEEIDALEVMGVPSLPFLVTTRIIAGFVAVIPLYVLGLLTSYFATRTIATQAFGQSTGTYDHYFNLFLPPEDVLWSFLKVLVFAVVIILTHCYYGYRASGGPAGVGLAVGRAVRFSIVAINIIDLFLSLAIWGSTTTVRIAG; from the coding sequence ATGGCGCTGCTCTCTCCGGTCGACCGCGTCCGGGTCGGTGCGCGGCGGCTCGCCACGACCGTCTACCGCCGCCCGCTCGACACCCTCGACGACCTCGGTGACCAGCTCGGCTTCTACGGCCGGGCACTGGGCTGGGTGCCGCGCACCCTGCGGCGCTACAAGCGGGAGACGTTCCGCCTGCTCGCCGAGGTGACCTTCGGGACCGGCGCGCTGGCCGTCATCGGCGGCACGGTCGGCGTCATCGCGTTCCTCTCCTTCTTCACCGGCACCGAGGTCGGGCTGCAGGGCTACGCGGCGCTGGACCAGCTCGGGACGTCGGCGTTCACCGGCTTCCTCTCGGCGTACTTCAACACCCGGGAGATCGCCCCGCTGGTGGCCGGCCTGGCGCTGTCGGCGACGGTCGGCTGCGGGTTCACCGCGCAGATCGGCGCCATGCGGATCAACGAGGAGATCGACGCACTCGAGGTCATGGGGGTGCCGTCGCTGCCCTTCCTCGTGACCACCCGCATCATCGCCGGCTTCGTCGCCGTCATCCCGCTGTACGTCCTGGGGCTGCTGACCAGCTACTTCGCGACGCGCACCATCGCGACGCAGGCCTTCGGGCAGTCCACGGGCACCTACGACCACTACTTCAACCTGTTCCTGCCACCGGAGGACGTCCTCTGGTCGTTCCTCAAGGTGCTGGTGTTCGCGGTCGTGATCATCCTGACCCACTGCTACTACGGCTACCGCGCGAGCGGTGGGCCGGCGGGTGTCGGACTGGCCGTCGGCCGCGCGGTGCGGTTCTCGATCGTCGCCATCAACATCATCGACCTGTTCCTGTCCCTGGCCATCTGGGGATCGACCACGACCGTCCGGATCGCGGGGTGA
- the secE gene encoding preprotein translocase subunit SecE gives MSDEKPDREDDVRASDADLTDEQLDAETPGVDDAAALEAAEDDVAGEAESDEDKVVAGRAGDQHGRRRGRITAGADDDEDDEPVAGTRRAARQAAGPARDGSGTRSRAAAQRARAEEMRPRRSLMRFLREVVAELRKVIWPGRRELITYTTVVIVFVAFIVALVAGLDLLFAQGVIAVFG, from the coding sequence GTGAGCGACGAGAAGCCGGACCGCGAGGACGACGTCCGCGCCTCCGACGCCGACCTCACCGACGAGCAGCTCGACGCTGAGACGCCGGGCGTCGACGATGCCGCCGCGCTCGAGGCCGCGGAGGACGACGTGGCCGGCGAGGCCGAGTCCGACGAGGACAAGGTCGTCGCGGGCCGTGCGGGCGACCAGCACGGCCGCCGCCGGGGACGGATCACCGCCGGCGCCGACGACGACGAGGACGACGAGCCGGTGGCCGGCACCCGCCGCGCCGCCCGCCAGGCGGCCGGCCCCGCCCGCGACGGCAGCGGAACGCGGTCGCGGGCCGCGGCGCAGCGGGCGCGGGCCGAGGAGATGCGGCCCCGGCGGTCGCTCATGCGGTTCCTGCGCGAGGTCGTCGCCGAACTGCGCAAGGTGATCTGGCCGGGTCGCCGCGAGCTGATCACCTACACCACCGTGGTCATCGTGTTCGTGGCTTTCATCGTCGCGCTCGTGGCCGGCCTGGACCTGCTCTTCGCACAAGGCGTGATCGCCGTCTTCGGCTGA
- a CDS encoding MlaE family ABC transporter permease: MLDGKFSPTRPLAASGNLFAFALDVLKALPRRPFQIREFIQQTWFVASVTILPTALVAIPFGAVIALQLGSLTRQLGAQSFTGSASVLAVLREASPIVTALLIAGAGGSAICADLGARKIRDEIDAMEVLGISPIQRLVVPRVLASMLVAVLLNGLVSVVGVAGGYFFNVILQGGTPGAYLASFSALAQVEDFWSGEIKALIFGLIAAIVASYKGLRAGGGPKGVGDAVNQSVVITFLLLFAVNFVITAIYFQLVPPKGQ; encoded by the coding sequence CTGCTCGACGGGAAGTTCTCGCCGACCCGGCCGCTGGCGGCCAGCGGCAACCTGTTCGCCTTCGCGCTGGACGTGCTCAAGGCGCTGCCCAGGCGGCCCTTCCAGATCCGGGAGTTCATCCAGCAGACCTGGTTCGTCGCCAGCGTCACCATCCTGCCGACGGCGCTGGTCGCGATCCCCTTCGGCGCGGTCATCGCCCTCCAGCTCGGCTCGCTGACCCGGCAGCTCGGTGCCCAGTCCTTCACCGGGTCCGCCTCCGTCCTCGCGGTGCTCCGCGAGGCCAGTCCCATCGTGACCGCGCTGCTGATCGCCGGCGCCGGGGGATCGGCCATCTGCGCCGACCTGGGCGCGCGCAAGATCCGCGACGAGATCGACGCGATGGAGGTCCTCGGCATCAGCCCGATCCAGCGGCTGGTCGTCCCGCGGGTGCTCGCCTCGATGCTGGTGGCCGTGCTGCTCAACGGCCTGGTCAGCGTGGTCGGCGTCGCCGGCGGCTACTTCTTCAACGTCATCCTCCAGGGCGGCACGCCCGGGGCCTATCTCGCCTCGTTCAGCGCGCTCGCCCAGGTCGAGGACTTCTGGTCCGGCGAGATCAAGGCACTGATCTTCGGGTTGATCGCCGCCATCGTGGCCTCCTACAAGGGGTTGCGTGCCGGCGGTGGGCCCAAGGGCGTGGGTGACGCGGTGAACCAGTCCGTCGTCATCACGTTCCTGCTGCTGTTCGCGGTGAACTTCGTGATCACCGCGATCTACTTCCAGCTCGTCCCGCCGAAGGGGCAGTGA
- the rplA gene encoding 50S ribosomal protein L1, with the protein MAKHGKKFRAAAEKVDRDNLYSPLQAASLAKETSTTAYDATVEVAMRLGVDPRKADQMVRGTVNLPHGTGKTARVIVFATGDKAAEAEAAGADVVGTDDLIERIQGGFLDFDAAIATPDQMAKVGRIARILGPRGLMPNPKTGTVTPDVTKAVNDIKGGKINFRVDKQANLHLVIGKASFDEAKLVENYAAALDEVLRAKPSSAKGRYLKKVTISTTMGPGIPVDPNRTRNLTADEPTA; encoded by the coding sequence ATGGCGAAGCACGGCAAGAAGTTCCGCGCCGCGGCCGAGAAGGTCGACCGCGACAACCTGTACAGCCCGCTCCAGGCCGCCTCGCTGGCCAAGGAGACGTCGACGACCGCCTACGACGCCACCGTCGAGGTGGCCATGCGCTTGGGCGTCGACCCGCGCAAGGCCGACCAGATGGTCCGCGGCACGGTCAACCTGCCCCACGGCACCGGCAAGACCGCCCGCGTCATCGTCTTCGCGACCGGTGACAAGGCCGCCGAGGCCGAGGCCGCCGGTGCCGACGTCGTCGGCACCGACGACCTGATCGAGCGCATCCAGGGCGGCTTCCTGGATTTCGACGCCGCGATCGCGACGCCGGACCAGATGGCCAAGGTCGGCCGGATCGCGCGCATCCTCGGCCCCCGTGGCCTGATGCCGAACCCGAAGACCGGCACCGTGACCCCCGACGTCACCAAGGCCGTCAACGACATCAAGGGCGGAAAGATCAACTTCCGCGTCGACAAGCAGGCGAACCTGCACCTGGTCATCGGCAAGGCGTCGTTCGACGAGGCCAAGCTGGTCGAGAACTACGCCGCGGCCCTCGACGAGGTGCTCCGCGCCAAGCCGTCGTCGGCCAAGGGCCGCTACCTCAAGAAGGTCACCATCTCCACCACCATGGGCCCCGGCATCCCGGTCGACCCGAACCGCACCCGCAACCTGACGGCGGACGAGCCGACCGCCTGA
- the rplL gene encoding 50S ribosomal protein L7/L12 — translation MAKLSSAELLDAFKEMTLLELSDFVKQFEETFDVTAAAPVAVAAAPAAGGGGGGDEAVAEQDEFDVILEAAGDKKIQVIKEVRGLTSLGLKEAKDLVDNAPKPVLEKVAKDAAEKAKAALEGAGATVTVK, via the coding sequence ATGGCGAAGCTTTCCAGCGCCGAGCTGCTCGACGCGTTCAAGGAGATGACCCTCCTCGAGCTGTCCGACTTCGTGAAGCAGTTCGAGGAGACGTTCGACGTCACCGCTGCTGCTCCTGTGGCCGTCGCGGCCGCCCCGGCCGCCGGTGGCGGCGGCGGTGGCGACGAGGCCGTTGCCGAGCAGGACGAGTTCGACGTCATCCTCGAGGCGGCCGGCGACAAGAAGATCCAGGTCATCAAGGAGGTGCGCGGTCTGACCTCGCTCGGCCTCAAGGAGGCCAAGGACCTGGTCGACAACGCGCCGAAGCCCGTCCTCGAGAAGGTCGCCAAGGACGCTGCCGAGAAGGCCAAGGCCGCCCTCGAGGGCGCCGGCGCCACCGTCACGGTCAAGTGA
- the rplK gene encoding 50S ribosomal protein L11, translated as MPPRKRLTAVIKLQIKAGAATPAPPVGPALGQHGVNIMEFCKAYNAATESQRGDVVPVEISVFEDRSFTFVTKTPPAARMLLKAAGVEKGSGEPHKTKVAAVTRDQVREIAQTKMVDLNANSLEQAEKIIAGTARSMGITVK; from the coding sequence ATGCCCCCCAGGAAGCGGTTGACCGCGGTCATCAAGCTCCAGATCAAGGCCGGCGCGGCCACCCCCGCGCCGCCCGTGGGTCCGGCGCTCGGCCAGCACGGCGTCAACATCATGGAGTTCTGCAAGGCCTACAATGCGGCGACCGAGTCGCAGCGCGGCGACGTCGTCCCGGTCGAGATCTCGGTCTTCGAGGACCGGTCGTTCACCTTCGTCACCAAGACCCCGCCGGCTGCGCGCATGCTGCTCAAGGCCGCCGGTGTCGAGAAGGGTTCGGGCGAGCCGCACAAGACCAAGGTCGCCGCGGTCACCCGGGATCAGGTCCGCGAGATCGCCCAGACCAAGATGGTCGACCTCAACGCCAACTCGCTCGAGCAGGCCGAGAAGATCATCGCCGGCACCGCCCGGTCGATGGGCATCACCGTCAAGTAG
- a CDS encoding pyridoxal phosphate-dependent aminotransferase, which translates to MTAASAPESAHPTEPSPTERRISRRVGAIAESATLAVDAKAKALKAAGKPVIGFGAGEPDFPTPDYIVEAAIAAARTPAMHRYTPAGGLPALKEAIVAKTARDSGLQVTAGQVLVTNGGKQAVYEALATMLDPGDEVLLPAPYWTTYPEAIQLAGGVPVPVVADEQSGYLVSAAQLEAARTPRTKVLLFCSPSNPTGAVYPAEQVEEIGRWAVEHGLWVLTDEIYEHLTYGGVTAPSMPVLVPELAERCVVVNGVAKTYAMTGWRVGWMIGPADVVKAATNLQSHATSNVANVSQAAAVAALAGDLSAAATMREAFDRRRQTIVSMLREIPGVACPEPQGAFYVYPSVKGLLGRPIGGRTAETSAELAELILEQAEVAVVPGEAFGTPGYVRMSYALGDDDLVEGVSRMQRLLGQAG; encoded by the coding sequence ATGACCGCCGCCTCCGCCCCGGAGTCCGCCCACCCGACCGAGCCGTCACCCACCGAGCGGCGGATCTCCCGCCGCGTCGGCGCGATCGCCGAGTCCGCGACGCTCGCGGTCGACGCGAAGGCGAAGGCGCTCAAGGCGGCCGGCAAGCCGGTGATCGGGTTCGGGGCCGGCGAGCCGGACTTCCCGACGCCCGACTACATCGTGGAGGCGGCGATCGCCGCTGCCCGCACGCCGGCGATGCACCGGTACACCCCCGCGGGTGGCCTGCCGGCCCTCAAGGAGGCCATCGTCGCCAAGACGGCGCGGGACTCCGGCCTGCAGGTGACGGCCGGGCAGGTACTGGTGACCAACGGGGGCAAGCAGGCCGTCTACGAGGCGCTGGCCACCATGCTCGACCCGGGCGACGAGGTGCTCCTGCCCGCGCCCTACTGGACGACCTACCCCGAGGCGATCCAGCTGGCCGGCGGTGTCCCCGTTCCCGTCGTGGCGGACGAGCAGAGCGGCTACCTGGTCTCGGCCGCCCAGCTGGAGGCGGCACGCACGCCGCGCACCAAGGTGCTGCTCTTCTGCTCGCCGTCGAACCCGACGGGGGCGGTGTACCCGGCCGAGCAGGTCGAGGAGATCGGCCGCTGGGCCGTGGAGCACGGGCTGTGGGTGCTCACCGACGAGATCTACGAGCACCTCACCTACGGCGGGGTCACCGCCCCGTCGATGCCGGTGCTCGTGCCCGAGCTGGCCGAGCGCTGCGTGGTGGTGAACGGGGTCGCCAAGACCTACGCGATGACCGGCTGGCGGGTGGGCTGGATGATCGGCCCGGCCGACGTGGTGAAGGCCGCGACCAACCTGCAGTCGCACGCGACGTCGAACGTCGCGAACGTCTCGCAGGCAGCCGCGGTGGCCGCGCTGGCCGGCGACCTCTCGGCTGCGGCCACCATGCGGGAGGCCTTCGACCGGCGCCGGCAGACCATCGTGTCGATGCTCCGCGAGATCCCCGGCGTGGCCTGCCCCGAGCCGCAGGGCGCCTTCTACGTCTACCCGTCGGTGAAGGGCCTGCTCGGCCGGCCCATCGGCGGCCGCACCGCGGAGACCAGCGCGGAGCTGGCCGAGCTGATCCTGGAGCAGGCCGAGGTCGCCGTCGTCCCCGGTGAGGCGTTCGGCACCCCCGGGTACGTCCGGATGTCCTACGCGCTGGGGGACGACGACCTCGTCGAGGGTGTCAGCCGCATGCAGCGGCTGCTGGGCCAGGCGGGCTGA
- a CDS encoding ABC transporter ATP-binding protein — MGVAVEVSGLTKSFGSQNIWSDVTLTLPPGEISVLLGPSGTGKSVFLKSLVGLLKPERGSIVIDETDIVRTSELKLYEVRKLFGVLFQDGALFGSMNLFDNIAFPLREHTRKSESAIRSIVLEKMDMVGLQGAEGKLPGEISGGMRKRAGLARALVLDPEIILFDEPDSGLDPVRVAYLNQLIVDLNAQIDATFLIVTHDIGTARTVPDNLGLLFRRNLVMFGPREQLLTSQEPVVRQFLNGRREGPIGMSEEKDVAQVEAEMAALEARGGDQHNGVGPKGASGGDAVPPQLEPTPGLPERKAARRRQERVARMLHEFDPQTAEAIRASLPQDLLAQVDAGVYTPTRGSAGRHWAPEPDAMPAGSTATAVLPRSGGEV, encoded by the coding sequence GTGGGCGTCGCAGTCGAGGTCTCGGGGCTGACCAAGTCGTTCGGCAGCCAGAACATCTGGAGCGATGTCACGCTCACCCTGCCGCCCGGGGAGATCTCCGTCCTGCTCGGCCCCTCCGGCACCGGCAAGTCGGTGTTCCTCAAGTCGCTCGTCGGGCTGCTCAAGCCCGAGCGCGGCTCCATCGTCATCGACGAGACCGACATCGTCCGCACGAGCGAGCTCAAGCTCTACGAGGTCCGGAAGCTCTTCGGGGTGCTGTTCCAGGACGGCGCCCTCTTCGGCTCGATGAACCTGTTCGACAACATCGCCTTCCCGTTGCGCGAGCACACCCGGAAGAGCGAGTCGGCGATCCGCAGCATCGTCCTCGAGAAGATGGACATGGTCGGTCTGCAGGGCGCCGAGGGGAAGCTCCCGGGCGAGATCTCCGGCGGGATGCGCAAGCGCGCCGGCCTGGCCCGTGCCCTGGTCCTCGACCCGGAGATCATCCTGTTCGACGAGCCGGACTCCGGCCTCGACCCGGTCCGCGTGGCCTACCTCAACCAGCTGATCGTCGACCTCAACGCCCAGATCGACGCCACCTTCCTCATCGTCACGCACGACATCGGGACGGCGCGGACGGTGCCGGACAACCTCGGACTGCTCTTCCGCCGGAACCTGGTCATGTTCGGCCCGCGCGAGCAGCTGCTCACCTCGCAGGAGCCCGTCGTGCGGCAGTTCCTCAACGGCCGTCGCGAGGGCCCCATCGGGATGAGCGAGGAGAAGGACGTCGCCCAGGTCGAGGCCGAGATGGCCGCACTCGAGGCCCGCGGCGGCGACCAGCACAACGGGGTGGGACCCAAGGGCGCCTCCGGGGGCGACGCCGTCCCGCCGCAGCTGGAGCCCACCCCGGGCCTGCCCGAGCGCAAGGCGGCCCGCCGGCGGCAGGAGCGGGTGGCGCGCATGCTGCACGAGTTCGACCCGCAGACCGCCGAGGCGATCCGTGCCTCGCTGCCCCAGGACCTGCTGGCCCAGGTGGACGCCGGCGTCTACACCCCCACGCGGGGCTCCGCGGGCCGGCACTGGGCCCCCGAGCCCGACGCGATGCCCGCCGGCTCGACCGCCACGGCCGTCCTGCCCCGGTCCGGGGGCGAGGTGTGA
- the nusG gene encoding transcription termination/antitermination protein NusG has translation MTDPREPFETDTAVEGIDLDDARFEARGTADVETGAGETGAAEGSRDTADLAAGPLVEDGEAADVAPEIESGNPDTLVTDPLAAAAPDSDLTVEEEDEDPAEAMKKALRIAPGDWYVVHSYAGYENKVKTNLEARIQSLDVEDYIYQIEVPTEEVTEIKNGKRSQVNRKVLPGYLLVRMELNDESWGAVRNTPGVTGFVGATSKPSPLTLDEVVKILVPATTPQAPRATEAAAATGGGAAATPAPVVDFEVGESVTVMDGPFATLPATINEINAEQQKLQVLVSIFGRETPVELSFNQVSKI, from the coding sequence GTGACCGACCCCCGCGAGCCCTTCGAGACCGACACCGCGGTCGAAGGCATCGATCTGGACGACGCCCGCTTCGAGGCGCGCGGCACCGCCGACGTCGAGACCGGTGCCGGTGAGACCGGCGCCGCCGAGGGGTCCCGCGACACCGCCGACCTCGCCGCCGGCCCCCTGGTCGAGGACGGCGAGGCCGCCGACGTCGCCCCCGAGATCGAGAGCGGGAACCCTGACACCCTCGTGACCGATCCGCTGGCGGCTGCGGCCCCCGACTCCGACCTGACGGTGGAGGAGGAGGACGAGGACCCGGCCGAGGCGATGAAGAAGGCGCTGCGGATCGCCCCGGGCGACTGGTACGTCGTGCACTCCTACGCGGGCTACGAGAACAAGGTGAAGACCAACCTCGAGGCGCGCATCCAGTCGCTGGACGTCGAGGACTACATCTACCAGATCGAGGTGCCCACCGAGGAGGTCACCGAGATCAAGAACGGCAAGCGCTCGCAGGTCAACCGCAAGGTGCTGCCGGGCTACCTGCTGGTCCGCATGGAGCTCAACGACGAGTCGTGGGGCGCGGTCCGCAACACCCCCGGCGTCACCGGCTTCGTGGGCGCCACCTCCAAGCCGTCGCCCCTGACCCTCGACGAGGTCGTCAAGATCCTCGTGCCGGCGACCACGCCGCAGGCGCCCCGGGCCACCGAGGCCGCCGCCGCGACCGGTGGCGGTGCGGCAGCCACGCCGGCCCCCGTCGTCGACTTCGAGGTCGGCGAGTCGGTCACCGTCATGGACGGCCCGTTCGCGACGTTGCCCGCCACCATCAACGAGATCAACGCCGAGCAGCAGAAGCTGCAGGTGCTGGTCTCCATCTTCGGCCGCGAGACGCCCGTCGAGCTGTCGTTCAACCAGGTCAGCAAGATCTGA